The following proteins are encoded in a genomic region of Brachyhypopomus gauderio isolate BG-103 unplaced genomic scaffold, BGAUD_0.2 sc69, whole genome shotgun sequence:
- the LOC143490983 gene encoding uncharacterized protein LOC143490983: protein MRQYLILLFVLPVTELSASEQIPCQVRTENNVQYLKIIWYKVITSSDSLVGLVMKDIRKNSTILYKPANLSYQIGDDFSLLIPQDSVAEVCETYRCSLWPHVGHRILKSDYSRPQGCQNADVYSAVQTMEAPLNNFIFFNFSQFWGEFILRKIPFVVRSETVYTVSGCGLQCFCTDA, encoded by the exons atgcGGCAATATTTAA TACTCCTCTTCGTGTTACCAGTAACCGAGTTATCAGCGTCTGAACAAATCCCCTGTCAAGTACGGACAGAAAACAATGTTCAGTATCTTAAAATAATCTGGTATAAG GTAATAACCTCGTCTGACTCTCTGGTTGGGTTGGTCATGAAAGATATCCGTAAAAACAGCACAATACTTTATAAACCCGCAAATCTCTCATACCAAATCGGAGATGATTTCTCCTTGCTGATTCCGCAAGACTCAGTAGCAGAAGTGTGTGAGACCTACAGGTGCTCCTTGTGGCCGCATGTAGGACATCGTATTCTGAAAAGCGATTACAGCCGTCCACAAG GTTGCCAAAATGCGGACGTTTATAGCGCCGTGCAGACAATGGAAGCGCCGTTGAACAACTTT ATATTTTTCAACTTCTCCCAGTTTTGGGGTGAGTTCATCCTTAGAAAAATCCCGTTTGTGGTGCGgtcagagaccgtatatacggtctctggatGCGGTTTGCAGTGCTTCTGTACTGATGCATGA
- the tcf15 gene encoding transcription factor 15, producing the protein MAFAMLRPMATHLVYPDHNMLSEDEDNRSESDGSSDQSYGCCASDKRRRMSRKSGVSSLVIVKQRNAANARERDRTQSVNTAFTALRTLIPTEPVDRKLSKIETLRLASSYISHLANVLLIGDGSEDAQPCLSAVYGAQGESGGKQPRAICTFCLSNQRKGVKDGKDCLRMRGITSLRMSRR; encoded by the exons ATGGCATTTGCCATGTTGCGGCCCATGGCGACTCATCTGGTGTACCCAGACCACAATATGCTGTCGGAGGATGAGGACAACCGCAGTGAAAGCGACGGCAGCTCGGACCAAAGTTATGGGTGTTGTGCCAGCGACAAGCGGCGGCGCATGTCCCGCAAGTCCGGAGTGAGCAGCCTGGTGATTGTCAAGCAGAGGAACGCGGCCAACGCGCGGGAACGGGACAGGACGCAGAGCGTCAACACGGCGTTCACGGCGTTACGGACTCTCATCCCTACGGAGCCGGTGGACAGAAAGCTGTCCAAGATCGAGACTCTTCGGCTGGCGTCCAGCTACATCTCCCACTTAGCCAACGTGCTGCTTATAGGTGACGGTAGCGAGGACGCGCAGCCGTGCCTGAGCGCAGTGTACGGCGCGCAAGGTGAAAGCGGGGGAAAACAACCGCGTGCCATATGCACGTTCTGCCTTAGCAACCAGAGGAAAGGG GTAAAGGATGGCAAAGATTGTCTCAGAATGCGAGGAATAACTTCTTTGCGAATGAGTCGCCGATAG